A DNA window from Roseofilum capinflatum BLCC-M114 contains the following coding sequences:
- a CDS encoding SpoIID/LytB domain-containing protein, producing the protein MGIQPKQWVSAAMMSLAMVGLSALPGWSQVDRLLKIGIEQRFGDQAGETLTLNALPGDRLTLRYATTEGEGTLETNSLKLQIEMKPLPQPMVEERVVLSTHRSFESAEHDAQQWRERGLEVEIANPKRWQVWAKREVYNTPLLRRMLLDSLKSEGNTIAHIETKVLRTYPQPYWVVNGYRYNRRSLEIDSGSDRIQVVHTGGTTRLYGGSLRMQPNAYGDYTLVNFVPLETYLRGVVPHEIGPQAPPAAVEAQAILARTYTLRNLRRFAIDDYELCATTDCQVYWGLGDASARADRAISATRSLVATYENELVDALYSSTTGGITAPFEDVWNGPARPYLQARVDSTGAIWDLSWKSLGNEANLREFLNLKQGFNETGWNRFRWRYSTSLKDMAEFLNKYLSNRNHPMAGIQKIESVKVTERAPSGRVLTMEVQTDKGPLEISKDQIRNAFYPPISTLFYLDPMLDENQALKGYTFVGGGFGHGVGLSQTGAYNLAELGWSGEQIVQFYFPGTQIQPLNEAIVFWRDPMVTENSDDQG; encoded by the coding sequence ATGGGAATTCAACCGAAACAGTGGGTAAGCGCGGCGATGATGTCGTTGGCGATGGTGGGGTTGTCAGCCCTTCCAGGATGGTCTCAGGTCGATCGCCTGCTAAAAATTGGGATTGAGCAACGGTTTGGCGATCAAGCGGGGGAAACCTTAACCTTAAATGCATTACCGGGCGATCGCCTCACCCTACGCTATGCCACCACAGAGGGAGAAGGAACCCTAGAAACCAATAGCCTTAAACTCCAGATTGAGATGAAACCCCTACCCCAACCCATGGTTGAGGAACGGGTTGTATTGAGTACCCATCGCAGCTTTGAAAGCGCCGAACATGATGCCCAACAATGGCGCGAACGGGGCTTAGAAGTGGAAATTGCCAATCCCAAACGCTGGCAAGTTTGGGCCAAGCGAGAAGTCTACAATACGCCCCTACTGCGCCGTATGTTGCTCGATAGCTTAAAGTCTGAAGGCAATACCATTGCCCATATCGAGACGAAAGTCTTACGCACCTATCCCCAACCCTACTGGGTGGTGAATGGGTATCGATATAACCGGCGTTCCCTAGAGATCGACAGTGGCAGCGATCGCATTCAAGTCGTACATACCGGAGGAACCACCCGACTCTATGGCGGTTCCTTGCGAATGCAGCCCAACGCCTATGGGGATTACACCTTGGTCAATTTTGTCCCCTTAGAGACCTATTTACGGGGCGTGGTTCCCCATGAAATTGGCCCCCAAGCCCCCCCCGCAGCCGTGGAAGCCCAAGCCATTCTAGCCCGAACCTATACCCTGAGAAATCTACGCCGGTTTGCCATTGATGACTATGAACTCTGTGCGACCACCGATTGTCAAGTGTATTGGGGGTTAGGGGATGCTTCTGCTAGAGCGGATCGGGCAATTTCCGCGACGCGCTCTTTAGTGGCTACCTATGAGAATGAATTAGTCGATGCCCTCTATTCTTCCACCACTGGGGGCATCACTGCACCCTTTGAAGATGTTTGGAATGGCCCAGCACGGCCCTATCTGCAAGCGAGGGTTGATTCTACCGGGGCAATTTGGGATTTATCCTGGAAAAGCCTAGGTAACGAAGCGAATTTACGGGAATTTCTGAACCTGAAACAGGGATTTAATGAAACCGGATGGAACCGTTTCCGGTGGCGTTATAGCACCTCCTTAAAAGACATGGCGGAATTTTTAAACAAATATTTGAGCAACCGCAACCATCCCATGGCCGGAATTCAAAAAATTGAGAGCGTCAAAGTCACGGAACGAGCGCCATCGGGTCGAGTCTTAACCATGGAAGTGCAAACCGATAAGGGGCCCTTAGAAATCAGCAAAGACCAAATTCGCAACGCCTTCTATCCTCCCATTAGCACCCTCTTTTATCTTGACCCCATGTTGGATGAGAATCAAGCGCTCAAAGGCTATACCTTCGTCGGCGGTGGCTTTGGCCATGGGGTAGGATTGAGTCAGACTGGGGCCTATAACTTGGCAGAGTTGGGTTGGAGCGGGGAGCAAATCGTGCAATTTTACTTCCCCGGAACCCAAATTCAACCCTTGAATGAGGCGATCGTTTTTTGGCGCGATCCGATGGTAACAGAAAATAGCGACGATCAAGGTTAA
- a CDS encoding SLC13 family permease, with protein sequence MPIILTLTVVVLGLISFITEWLPADITALSITVALMLLGLVTPEEGISGFSNPATVTVMAMFILSAGITKTGVIQVVRNWILRWAGDRPSQQIFVMGSIVGPISGFINNTAIVAIFLPIIEEWSKRKKISPSKLLIPLSYSTILGGLLTLIGTSTNILASGVSAQLGYGEFSVFQFTKLGLLVFIVGLTYLSLVAPKLLPNHLDDNLVTEDYNLRDYVSEVVISPRSSLIGKTLQKTRIQRKFDVDVLEIIRDKQRFSQPIADKVLNAGDILVIRSSREELLKIREAKGLEILADVKFQEQPIEKVIASGEEKIAEVLILSNSRLIGTTLKDLRFRQRYNATVLAIRRGSEIVQGRLGKIPLKFGDLLLVQGPKQSFLGLQTTRELLVLEQKKVDILRRKKAWIALGITTGVILLAAFNIIPILVSALTGVVLMIVTGCLKPGEVYGAVRWDVIFLLAGLLPLGIAMNKSGATQWLAENLIGLGGHLSGYWILLFFFIITSLLTEILSNNASVILMLPIAVEVAKTLDLNPYAFMYAVVFAASNSFMTPIGYQTNAMVYSPGGYKFFDFTKVGAPLSLLMMLTVPLLITFIYGL encoded by the coding sequence ATGCCCATTATTCTCACGCTGACTGTTGTTGTTCTTGGTTTAATTTCTTTCATTACTGAATGGCTTCCTGCCGATATTACCGCCCTCTCCATCACCGTTGCTTTAATGTTACTGGGATTGGTCACTCCTGAAGAAGGAATTTCTGGATTTAGTAATCCTGCCACAGTCACCGTGATGGCCATGTTTATCCTCAGTGCAGGCATTACCAAAACTGGCGTGATTCAAGTTGTCCGTAACTGGATACTTCGTTGGGCAGGAGATCGCCCTTCTCAACAAATTTTTGTCATGGGTTCAATTGTCGGGCCCATCTCAGGATTTATTAATAATACCGCCATTGTTGCTATTTTTTTACCCATTATTGAAGAATGGAGTAAGCGCAAAAAAATTTCTCCCAGTAAACTGCTTATTCCCCTATCCTATTCCACCATTTTAGGTGGATTGCTTACCTTAATTGGCACATCTACCAATATTCTTGCGAGTGGTGTCTCTGCCCAACTTGGTTATGGTGAATTTTCTGTTTTTCAATTTACTAAATTAGGGTTACTGGTCTTTATCGTCGGCTTAACTTATCTGTCTTTAGTCGCGCCCAAATTGCTGCCGAATCACCTGGATGATAACCTAGTGACAGAAGATTATAACCTCAGAGACTATGTAAGTGAAGTGGTGATTAGTCCTCGATCGAGCTTGATTGGAAAAACGTTACAAAAAACCAGAATTCAGCGTAAATTTGATGTAGATGTCCTGGAAATTATCCGGGATAAACAGCGCTTTTCTCAACCTATCGCGGATAAGGTTTTGAATGCGGGGGATATTCTTGTCATTCGCAGCAGTCGCGAGGAATTACTGAAAATTAGAGAAGCTAAGGGACTCGAAATTTTAGCTGATGTCAAATTTCAAGAACAACCGATAGAAAAAGTGATTGCTTCTGGCGAAGAAAAAATTGCTGAAGTTCTCATTTTATCCAATTCTCGATTGATTGGCACAACCTTAAAAGACTTGCGATTTCGCCAACGCTACAATGCGACGGTGTTAGCGATTAGAAGAGGGTCTGAAATTGTCCAAGGACGATTGGGGAAAATTCCTCTAAAGTTTGGTGACTTGCTCTTGGTTCAAGGGCCAAAACAGAGTTTTTTGGGTTTACAAACTACCCGTGAACTCTTGGTTTTAGAACAAAAGAAAGTAGATATTTTAAGGCGTAAAAAAGCTTGGATTGCTTTAGGGATTACAACTGGAGTAATTCTGTTAGCTGCCTTTAATATCATTCCGATTTTAGTCAGTGCTTTAACCGGGGTGGTGCTAATGATTGTAACTGGATGTTTAAAACCAGGAGAAGTTTATGGGGCTGTACGTTGGGATGTGATTTTTCTGCTGGCGGGCTTACTTCCTCTAGGTATAGCCATGAACAAATCTGGGGCAACCCAATGGTTGGCTGAAAATTTGATCGGTTTAGGAGGCCACTTATCCGGTTATTGGATACTCTTATTTTTCTTTATTATTACTTCCCTGCTCACAGAAATTCTTTCTAATAATGCTTCAGTGATTCTGATGTTACCGATCGCCGTAGAAGTGGCTAAAACCCTAGACTTAAACCCCTACGCCTTTATGTACGCTGTTGTGTTTGCCGCTTCCAATAGTTTTATGACTCCCATTGGATATCAAACGAATGCTATGGTATATAGTCCCGGAGGCTATAAATTTTTTGACTTTACCAAAGTGGGCGCACCGTTGAGTCTGTTAATGATGTTGACAGTTCCCCTCTTAATTACCTTTATCTATGGTTTGTAG
- a CDS encoding TVP38/TMEM64 family protein, whose protein sequence is MKHILFLLFILGIVGTIIAFYWLSELEFEQLEQELQGMGMGTPLLFMGIYIISTLLILPTTPLNLMAGVLFGPGLGLLWTSLASIICALIGFAFTRTLGRKRVSERLKGYWQAMDADIAYGGLFYVFSIRLLPIIPFGIVNLAAGLTSVRVKDYLLGTVVGTVLGLFPFILLGSEGVKAIKTGEILPLLGALALSSLLVGMATWYRRHRMPPE, encoded by the coding sequence ATGAAGCACATTTTATTCTTGTTATTTATTCTGGGTATAGTCGGCACAATCATCGCCTTTTATTGGCTCAGTGAATTAGAGTTCGAGCAACTAGAGCAGGAGTTGCAAGGAATGGGAATGGGGACTCCCCTCCTGTTTATGGGCATTTATATCATTTCCACCTTGCTAATTTTACCGACAACTCCTCTGAATTTAATGGCAGGAGTTCTTTTTGGCCCTGGGTTGGGTTTATTGTGGACAAGTTTAGCCTCGATTATTTGTGCCTTAATTGGATTTGCCTTTACGCGCACCCTAGGACGAAAGAGAGTCTCGGAACGGTTAAAAGGCTATTGGCAGGCGATGGATGCAGACATTGCTTACGGAGGCCTGTTTTATGTGTTTTCTATTCGGTTATTGCCGATTATTCCCTTCGGAATTGTGAATTTGGCGGCGGGATTAACTTCCGTGAGGGTAAAGGATTATCTATTGGGAACGGTGGTGGGAACGGTGTTGGGTTTATTTCCGTTTATTTTGTTAGGAAGTGAGGGAGTGAAGGCGATAAAAACGGGGGAAATTTTACCCTTGTTGGGCGCTCTGGCTCTTTCGAGTCTGTTGGTGGGGATGGCAACCTGGTATCGCCGCCATCGGATGCCACCGGAATAG
- a CDS encoding MBOAT family O-acyltransferase: MLFNSYIFIFLFLPLTLTVWIGLNRFKLIQASRVWLTVASLVFYGYWNIAYLPLLLLSVGFNYQMGKAIAQSQPQTKSAKTLLWIGIGVNLVLIGYYKYAHFLVNSVNSILPTHLSIPDIILPLAISFYTFTQIAYLVDAYRGETQALNYDPLTYGLFVIFFPQLIAGPILRHNQLIPQFRALKTYIFCYENFTQGCVLFSLGLCKKVLIADRLSLWVAPVFDHASEVTFLEAWVGVLSYTYQLYFDFSGYSDMAIALGLLFNIHLPINFNSPYKATSIRDFWQRWHITLSHFLRDYLYIPLGGNRKGEIRHYTHLIITMLLGGLWHGAGWTYVIWGGLHGVYLCINHLWRKLNLILPQLLSWAIAFLSVMIAWVIFRAKTLPDSLTLLQTMSGVNGIILPTNSLDNIPFLTPFNITFQSWYSFNYLPEFWQSQSLPFLILFCLTLAVKYCPNTQELMAKFKLNAYWATGVGLLTAIALLSLNRVSEFLYFQF, translated from the coding sequence ATGCTGTTCAATTCCTATATTTTTATTTTCCTCTTTTTACCCCTAACTTTAACCGTCTGGATCGGCTTAAATCGGTTTAAGCTGATTCAAGCCAGTCGGGTATGGTTAACCGTTGCCTCCTTAGTGTTTTATGGCTATTGGAATATTGCCTACTTGCCTCTGCTGTTGCTTTCCGTGGGGTTTAATTATCAAATGGGGAAAGCGATCGCCCAAAGTCAACCTCAAACGAAATCCGCTAAAACCCTTCTCTGGATTGGCATTGGAGTTAATTTAGTCCTGATTGGATATTACAAATATGCCCATTTTTTGGTCAATTCGGTCAACTCAATTCTGCCCACCCATCTCTCCATTCCCGACATTATTCTGCCCTTAGCTATCTCCTTTTATACCTTTACCCAGATTGCTTATCTAGTCGATGCCTATCGAGGAGAAACCCAAGCCCTAAACTACGATCCCTTAACCTATGGCCTATTTGTCATCTTTTTTCCCCAACTGATTGCCGGGCCAATTTTACGACACAATCAACTCATTCCCCAGTTTCGCGCTCTCAAAACCTACATTTTCTGCTACGAAAACTTCACCCAAGGGTGTGTCTTATTTAGCCTAGGTTTGTGTAAAAAAGTCTTAATTGCCGATCGCCTCTCCCTCTGGGTAGCTCCTGTCTTCGATCATGCTAGTGAAGTCACCTTTCTAGAAGCCTGGGTTGGCGTATTGAGTTATACCTATCAACTCTACTTTGACTTCTCTGGCTACTCCGATATGGCGATCGCATTAGGACTCCTATTTAACATTCATCTTCCCATTAACTTTAACTCCCCCTACAAAGCCACCTCCATCCGCGACTTTTGGCAACGTTGGCATATCACCCTATCCCATTTCTTACGAGACTACCTTTACATCCCCCTAGGAGGCAACCGAAAAGGCGAAATTCGCCACTATACCCATTTAATCATCACCATGCTACTCGGCGGACTCTGGCATGGTGCAGGTTGGACGTATGTCATCTGGGGAGGACTCCATGGAGTCTATCTCTGTATTAATCATCTCTGGCGCAAACTCAACCTCATCTTACCCCAACTTCTCTCCTGGGCGATCGCCTTCCTCTCTGTTATGATTGCCTGGGTCATCTTTAGAGCCAAAACCCTCCCTGATAGCCTCACCCTCTTACAAACCATGAGCGGCGTAAACGGCATCATCTTACCCACTAATTCCTTAGACAACATCCCATTCTTGACTCCATTTAACATCACCTTTCAATCCTGGTACTCCTTTAACTATTTACCCGAATTTTGGCAAAGCCAAAGCTTACCCTTCCTGATTCTCTTCTGCCTCACCTTAGCCGTTAAATATTGCCCCAACACTCAAGAACTAATGGCTAAATTTAAACTCAATGCTTACTGGGCAACCGGCGTAGGACTGCTAACCGCAATCGCCCTATTGTCCCTGAATCGAGTTTCCGAGTTTCTCTATTTCCAATTTTAG
- a CDS encoding DUF732 domain-containing protein: MNQSVSFDDFLPTLLTPVESQAYQAIGQEQALELGQQTCSALNSGQTLEEHVRNVAQQLVSDGITEEQAQAIGGLSGKVIVAAVATLCPQHTTQLQQLELPLR, from the coding sequence ATGAACCAATCCGTCAGTTTTGACGACTTCCTTCCCACCCTATTAACCCCTGTGGAAAGTCAAGCGTATCAGGCGATCGGCCAAGAGCAAGCCCTAGAGTTAGGCCAACAAACATGCAGTGCCTTAAACTCTGGACAAACCCTAGAAGAGCATGTCCGTAATGTTGCCCAACAACTGGTATCAGACGGCATCACCGAAGAACAAGCCCAGGCGATCGGAGGATTAAGTGGTAAAGTGATCGTTGCTGCTGTAGCCACCCTTTGCCCCCAACACACTACCCAATTACAACAGCTAGAACTCCCCCTTCGTTAA
- the rsmG gene encoding 16S rRNA (guanine(527)-N(7))-methyltransferase RsmG, whose translation MFRCGAIAVLEVSQSIPSLPPSLEIWQQTMNWQPTPSQLNQFQQLYGLILAGNRHMNLTRITEPTEFWEKHLWDSLRPLAFCLSSPEAPDVPLQPWPKDRPLRGLDIGTGGGFPGLPVAFALGSGYPQLELTLLDSTQKKILFLEEAIATLNLPHVKAQAGRAEQIHHQPDYHQQYDFCLIRAVAKAEVCLQYAFPFLKPGGLVILYRGRWSLEEEKLLQQTLRSLRGQLTWIDAFVTPLSQATRHCVYVRKQ comes from the coding sequence ATGTTTAGGTGTGGTGCGATCGCAGTGTTAGAGGTTTCCCAATCTATTCCTTCCTTACCTCCTTCTCTGGAGATTTGGCAACAGACCATGAATTGGCAACCCACCCCCAGCCAACTCAACCAATTCCAGCAGCTCTATGGCTTAATTTTAGCCGGGAATCGCCACATGAATTTAACCCGCATTACGGAGCCAACGGAGTTTTGGGAAAAACATTTATGGGACTCCCTTCGCCCTCTAGCCTTTTGTCTCTCTTCGCCTGAAGCGCCAGATGTCCCCCTCCAACCTTGGCCCAAGGATCGACCCTTGCGAGGTCTGGATATTGGCACAGGGGGCGGTTTTCCGGGGCTTCCGGTGGCCTTTGCGTTGGGATCTGGATATCCACAGTTAGAGTTAACATTGCTCGATAGTACCCAGAAGAAGATCTTGTTTTTAGAAGAGGCGATCGCCACCCTAAATTTACCCCATGTCAAGGCTCAGGCCGGTAGAGCCGAACAAATCCATCATCAACCGGACTATCATCAACAGTATGATTTTTGTTTAATCCGAGCCGTTGCCAAAGCTGAAGTTTGTTTACAGTATGCCTTTCCCTTTTTGAAACCGGGAGGTTTGGTCATTTTATATCGAGGGCGTTGGAGTCTGGAAGAAGAAAAACTCCTCCAGCAAACCCTACGCAGTTTAAGGGGACAGTTAACCTGGATTGATGCCTTTGTAACTCCCTTAAGCCAAGCTACGCGCCACTGTGTTTATGTGCGTAAGCAATAA